The Gaiellales bacterium genomic sequence CGCCTCAGCCGGTGATCACGCAGGACAACGTCACCATCGGCATCGACACGGTCGTCTACTACCAGGTGACCGACGCGGTGAAGGCGACCTACGAGGTCGCGAACGTGCTGGTCGCGATGGAGCAGCTGACCGTGACGACGCTGCGAAACGTCGTCGGCTCGATGACTCTCGAGGAGACCCTGACGAGCCGCGACCAGATCAACTCCCAGCTGCGCATCGTGCTGGACGAGGCGACCGAGAAGTGGGGCGTGCGGGTGACCCGCGTGGAGCTCAAGAGCATCGACCCGCCCCGCAGTATCCAGGAGGCGATGGAGCAGCAGATGCGGGCCGACCGGGCGAAGCGGGCGGCCGTGCTCCAGGCCGAGGGCGAGAAGCAGGCCGCCATCCTGCGCGCGGAGGGCCTGCGCCAGGCCGCGATCCTGAACGCGGAGGCCGACCAGAAGTCGAACGTCCTGCGCGCCGAGGGCGAGAAGCAGGCCCGGGCGCTGCGGGCGGAGGGCGAGGCCGAGGCGCTCGGCAAGATCTTCGACACCGTCAAGAGCTCCGGCATCGCGCCTGCGGACATGCTCGGCTACAAGTATCTCGAGGCGCTGCCGGCGGTCGCCGACGGCGACGCGAACAAGCTGCTCCTGCTGCCGGCGGGCGCGTCCGATGCGATGGGCGCCGTGGCCGGCCTGGGATCGGCCTTCGCCGAGGGCCTGGCCCCGCCGAAGGAGCGCCCCGAGCGGCGCCCGCCGCCGCCGCCGACCGCGACCTGAGCCGCTCCTCGCGGTCGTCCGGCCGGGCGGACCGGGATCGCTTGTAGAATGCGCGCGTCCCGTGAAGGTGCCCACGCCCCGACAGCGCTCGCTCGTCCTGGCCGCGTTCACGGCGGTGACGGTGCTGGCGTTCACTGCGGCGCCCGCGGCGGCCGACACGGCGACGTTCCAGCACCCGGCCGGGCCGGCCTCGCACGCCATGGACCAGATCTACCGGGCCGTCCTCGGCGTGACCGTGACGATCTTCGTGCTGGTGGGCGGGTGGCTGCTCTACTCCGCGCTGCGCTTCCGGGTCAAGCCGGGCGATCCCGACACCGAGCCGCCCCAGGTGCACGGCTCGACCCGGCTCGAGATCGGCTGGACACTCGCACCGGTGCTCGTCCTGGGGGCGCTGGTCGGATACACGCTCGACAACGTCCACACCGTCAAGAACGCGCCGGCGAACGCGATGGTCGTGAACGTGAAGGCCCAGCAGTTCTCGTTCACGTACCTCTACGGCGCCGATTCAGGCGCCTCGGGCAAGGCCCCGAGCACGCCATCGACGCTGGTGGTACCCGTGGACACGCCCGTGAAGCTGCTCGTGCGCTCGATCGACGTCGACCACGACTGGTGGGTGCCGGCGCTCGGCCCGAAGATCGACGCGATCCCCGGCCAGACCAACTCGACCTGGTTCCAGGCAGACCACACCGGGACGTACACCGGCCAGTGCGCGGAGTTCTGCGGCCTTGGCCACGCCACGATGATCATCACCGTGAAGGTGCTCTCTCGAGACGACTGGAACGCCTACACCGCGAAGCTCCAGAGGACATGACCCGATGGTGACCGAAGCCTCCACCGCCCCGCCCGCCACCGACCGGCCCGCCACCGGCATGTGGTCGTGGGTGACCACGGTCGACCACAAGCGGATCGGGATCATGTACCTGTACACCACGTTCTTCTTCTTCGCGGTGGGCGGGCTGATGGCGCTCGCCATCCGGCTCCAGCTCGAGCACGCGAACAACCAGGTCGTGTCCGCGGAGGCCTACGACCGCCTGTTCACGATGCACGGAACCACGATGATCTTCCTGTTCGTCATTCCGGTGATGGCGGCGTTCGGGAACTACCTCGTGCCGCTCCAGATCGGCGCCCGCGACATGGCGTTCCCGAGGCTCAATGCCGCCTCCTACTGGCTGGTGCTGTTCGGCGGCCTCGTCATGTACTCGAGCTTCGCCTGGGGCGGAGGCGCGGCCGATGCCGGCTGGACGTCCTACCCACCGCTCTCGGTGATCTCACCCGGACACGGCCTTGACCTGTGGATCGTCGGCCTGCACATCCTCGGCCTCGCGTCAATCCTGGGCGCGATCAACTTCATCTGCACGATCCACAACATGCGCGCGCCCGGAATGCGGCTTTCGCGCATGCCGCTCTTCACGTGGTCGATCGACGTCTACTCGATCATGCTGGTCGTGTCCGGCCCGGTGTTCGCGGGGGCGCTGACGCTGCTGCTCATGGACCGCAACTACGGCACGAGCTTCTACCAGCCGGCGACCCACGGGCCGATCCTCTACCAGCACCTGTTCTGGTTCTACTCCCACCCGGTCGTCTACGTGATGGCGCTGCCCGGGTTCGGGATGATCTCGGAGATCGTCCCGGTGTTCTCGCGCAAGCCGCTCTTCGGCTACAAGGCGCTCGTCTACTCGCTGGTCGCGATCGCCTTCCTGGGGTTCCTGGTGTGGGGCCATCACATGTTCGCGGTCGGGTTCTCGACCCCGCTCCAGGTCTGGTTCATGATCGCGTCGATGGCGATCGGCGTGCCGACCGGCGTCAAGATCTTCAACTGGATCGGGACGATGTGGATGGGGCGGATCAGGTTCGAGCCGCCGATGCTCTACGCCGTGGCGTTCGTCGGCCTGTTCATGATC encodes the following:
- a CDS encoding SPFH domain-containing protein translates to MVVELIALLAVVVLALVIVGSSVRVIQQSTVGIVQRMGRYQRTLGPGVHLLVPMLDRINANVDMKETVQAFPPQPVITQDNVTIGIDTVVYYQVTDAVKATYEVANVLVAMEQLTVTTLRNVVGSMTLEETLTSRDQINSQLRIVLDEATEKWGVRVTRVELKSIDPPRSIQEAMEQQMRADRAKRAAVLQAEGEKQAAILRAEGLRQAAILNAEADQKSNVLRAEGEKQARALRAEGEAEALGKIFDTVKSSGIAPADMLGYKYLEALPAVADGDANKLLLLPAGASDAMGAVAGLGSAFAEGLAPPKERPERRPPPPPTAT
- the coxB gene encoding cytochrome c oxidase subunit II → MKVPTPRQRSLVLAAFTAVTVLAFTAAPAAADTATFQHPAGPASHAMDQIYRAVLGVTVTIFVLVGGWLLYSALRFRVKPGDPDTEPPQVHGSTRLEIGWTLAPVLVLGALVGYTLDNVHTVKNAPANAMVVNVKAQQFSFTYLYGADSGASGKAPSTPSTLVVPVDTPVKLLVRSIDVDHDWWVPALGPKIDAIPGQTNSTWFQADHTGTYTGQCAEFCGLGHATMIITVKVLSRDDWNAYTAKLQRT
- the ctaD gene encoding cytochrome c oxidase subunit I, giving the protein MVTEASTAPPATDRPATGMWSWVTTVDHKRIGIMYLYTTFFFFAVGGLMALAIRLQLEHANNQVVSAEAYDRLFTMHGTTMIFLFVIPVMAAFGNYLVPLQIGARDMAFPRLNAASYWLVLFGGLVMYSSFAWGGGAADAGWTSYPPLSVISPGHGLDLWIVGLHILGLASILGAINFICTIHNMRAPGMRLSRMPLFTWSIDVYSIMLVVSGPVFAGALTLLLMDRNYGTSFYQPATHGPILYQHLFWFYSHPVVYVMALPGFGMISEIVPVFSRKPLFGYKALVYSLVAIAFLGFLVWGHHMFAVGFSTPLQVWFMIASMAIGVPTGVKIFNWIGTMWMGRIRFEPPMLYAVAFVGLFMIGGLSGIFVAAFPIDLYVTDSYFVVAHFHYVLGTVPVFAVLGGLHFWYPKMSGRMLDRALAVRAFWIVFIGFNMTFFPMHDLGLSGMPRRVSTYTNHAWDTANLISTIGAFVLATGVLMVLWNCLHSLRVGRIAPADPWGANSLEWYTTSPPPPHNFDELPAIRSERPLYDLRRERAATPATGD